From Quercus robur chromosome 8, dhQueRobu3.1, whole genome shotgun sequence:
AACCTGATGTGAAATCTTCTCGTTTCATTTTGTGAACACACAATTTATATCATGCTCTTTTGAGTTTCAGCTGAAATTATGCAGTGAAATATCCTATGCAGCATGTGTGAGTATGAAGACTTATAAACCTTTCTAATAACCTCaagagttaggcccttttgaAGTTATTAGTATTGTAAGCTCTTGTGAGTCTCTCCCCCATTCCCCCGTGTGTGTGAGTGTAATTTAACTAtgtctatcaaaaaaaaaaaaaaaaaaaaaaaaaaaaaaaaaatcctatgcAGCAATTTCTGCTCGTGTTGATAAAAATAGGCAACAGGAATTTAGCTGCTAATCTGTTATAGGTACTCTAGTTTGCAAATGAGTGTCAGGAAACATAGTTACTAGAAGCTAATGGCACACTTGAGAGTCGAGGCATTGAGGTTGCTTCTACAAATACATCCAAAGTAATGAACATGATGACATGAAATCGATTGACAGCAAGCAACTGATTGGTAATGTAACAGAGACGTGTTACCAACGATAAGATTTAGaacatatttgtttatttgtgaaCATAAATAGAAGATTCATAGGGGTTGAGAAACACCAAGATTTTGAAAgtcaccaaattttttttttttttttttccgtctttttaaaatatcaaatacaTCAACTGTTTAATTTAGTGCTCATATAGAAGCTGTAAAATAAGAagcaaatagagaagaaaaataccaaacataaaagcatatatatacaaaaagagAATGAAGATGAAACtctaatcaatatatatagatgatacGACTGCAGCTTTAAAAACAAAGTCAAGTTTGCCACATTTATTTCAGACTATGTTCTACCTCAACCGAGTTGGTTGGTTACTTAACTAAACAGTGTTAGTAATCATAAGAATAACATCCTAACAATTTGTACCTAGTGATACATTATAAATAATCCAGCATAAAATCAAAGTAAACTCTTTTGCAAATAACGAATTACACCAAGTTTCAAAATCTTCATCTTTCTCCTCATTCAATAGTGACACATAATGTGATGCACTATCCATGCTTATAACTTCAACCCAATCAATGTTATAGAAATCCAAAGGTGGTATCTCCCCCTCTCTTCTTGgggtggtttctcaaaaaaaaaaaaaaaaaaaaggtggtatCTCAGGAGTGGTCCCTATCTAAGGAGTGCTCATCTCCGAAATCAGTGATGGAAGCTCTAGATTCTTAGATGAAGTAGTGTCCTCTATCTGGTGTGAATTATCTCTTGTAACACCTCCtcgttttttaaatttattaatctaGCAAAGGACATAATCATCctgaaatttaagaaaaaatgtcatttaaagACAGACCGATAATATGATAAAAAACACAAGATATTGATTTTGCATGAGAATTAACTAAACTGTCCTAGATGTATACTCCAATTTAATTTacttataataataacaaatcaaGAAACagtataaacaattaaaaaaaaaaattgcttataGAAACAGAACAtgttaaaagacaaaaaaagaaaagaaaaaaaaagcagataataattagaaaaataacatgttgaaagacaaaaaaacaataaaaataaaattttattatatcaaTAAAACTAATGGCTTGTTTGGTTtgtatctttttaaattttttattttttttaaagttagaaATAGAATGCAGTGGAACCTGCTTTAAAAATGAATTTGGTTGgagtttttaaaaatacaacttATAACTTTGTTTCGAAGATCACTACACATGCGAAAACTGAAATCATCTCCTACATATTTTCATTGTTCATCATTTTGTTCTTTCAAATGTATTGTGGCAATGGGGTAAATTtctaaattgaaatatcaagCTATTACGAGAAATTGATTATTAATAATGATTTGATGCATCCACaacttatttttatgaaatttcttAAGATTTcactttgaatttaattttgtcTCAAAATTGGATAAATTTTATTGCGGAAAATTAAGATGAACTTGGCGTATGCTtggataaattttatttttaattattgatttaattttaaaatattggagcattttaaatattaaaaaaaatgcaaatgaaTTAATTGATGGAATATAATAAGTTGGCAAATTGAGAATAAGTGAGGAGCAGAGTTGAGCTTAAAGATGGGCCACTGGTTGGAGAGGTTTTAAAATGGCTTGGTCTGTTTGGATCGTGTAGGGTCAGGTCAATTCCAACATAGCTTATCTTAAAtactattttgaaaaattgcttTGTCAAGATTTGGGCCCGTTTGGTATGTGAgttcaaacacatattttcagtttttaaacaacattacacgtattttcacacattttttcacccacacatattttcaaaaaaattgaaaactgttgtttaaacaatcgTACTAAACAGACATCTTTAATATAAATCGTTTGGATGGAAACAACTCAACAAAGCATGGTGAATTTATTGTTTGTGGTGCGTACAATATGGATGTTCAAAGTTGACAAATTGCGACCCGGGGTGGATTATTAGTTGCTTCTTCTAGAACTATTATTTGGAGAGTTTTTTGATCCTTGAAAATCCCTCAGAAAACCAAGAATTCAAGTCTCAACCATTCCATTCTCACTATGTCTAATCTGTGCATGCTCTATGGCCTATGGTCCTGTGAGGAAACTGTTGTTCATGCTCTATGGTCCTGTGGAGTGGCAAATGATGTATGGGCTggttcaatttcaaatataaagcCTCAGACCGTGATTTCCACATGCTGTTTGATGTCTTAGTTGAGAGATTAACGAAGGACAAGTCTTTTTTACAATATCGGCATAGCAGATTTGGTCTCGAGTCGTGTTCATGGCAGCGAGTTCCATAATACTCTGGTGTTAATAGAATATGCTCAACAACTTTGGCATGGCTATAGGCAGATTTGCAGAGTTGAGGAGATTGCACATTCCCTGCTGTTCCAACTAACATGGAGTGATTCAGGATGTTGATGGTATCATGGTCATTGCTGCAAAGTCCTCTAGTGTGCCACAGTTACATAGTAGAATGGATGCTTATGTCTATGGACTATGCAGTAGTTGATATACTGAATTTTTGCCTGGAGGTCGGTGTTTTCGATTTTCTTATGGATTGAGATGATCTCGCTTTGGTCAAAGCATTGAAGGCTGGTTGAAATCCATCAACCACTTTTGGCCACTCATTGGCGGATGTACATGGACTGTGCTCTGGTTTAgatccttttcttttaaatatgcTCGTAAATCTTCCAATAATGTGGCTAGTTTATTAGCTTCTACTGCAGAAACCCAAACTGATGTTGTCGTTGAATGGAGGAGTTACCTCCTCATTTTGGTGCTACTGTTGCAGCCGATGTACCTTGATGAATTATATCAATTAACTTTCCAAtctttattcaaataaataaatatcttgtATTGTACTATACATGAACACTATAAATTTGAATAGTCCATTTTCTTGTGTAAAGAAGttgcaaaactaaaaaaaaaatttgaacttcattttcttaaaccttCTCATGGACCCAACAAACTGTTACTTTCCatgatattattaaaaataaaaaataaataactacaCATTTTTAACCTCAAAACCAACACATTCCAAAcaaactaaattcaaatattcacaATCATAATTAATCAAATTCCAATAAAGCAATTTTACTTATAaccaattaatatatatatatatatatatatatcaaattcccaaaaaaaaaaaaaaaaaaaatccccaacaAATTTGTATACATCATGTTTGAcatattaaaacacaaaactaaataataaacccaaaaacatCCATTGGCTACAAGATAGGACAAGGTAACAACAAGATACTCTTGTCCAAAACTAAAGTTGCCAAACACAACAGAAACAGAGAATTAGTAGAGGAATGCCTTAGATTTCCGTTGAAACCTAGCTCAAGTTACTCTGCTCTACTTTAGGGTAAAAAATATTTCGACAAAACGGGGGAATGATAGGGATATGATACCTATCACAACCTCCAATCCATGTGGTTGGAAGCTAACATCCGCATTTAGACTTAAAAGTATGCAACTTCCACTTTTTATTTACTTGTATACAGTTTTCATTTATGTATATTTCTATATGTATGTATTGATGTATGCAAATACATGCACACAAAGTCACAATAGAATTTAGATGAATGAGGTGGTGGCAGAAGCTTAATGTTGATGGCAGCAAGAACCTAGTCATAGTCAGAATAACTAACCTTGTAGGTAGGTGGCCACCCATGCTCCCATTCCAATCTTATGTTATTCAAAATTACATAGGGAAAATGCTTTTTCTGACTCCACCAATTTTGGGGGTTCCAATATCACCTAAAATTTCTACCAGTTGCATGTTATACTTCTAATCATAGTgatcaaattaatttattaaaaattatttctttttattactgATCATGAATCTTTGAAGCCCAAGTGATCAAGTTGAAGGGATATTAAATCCTTACCTTGAAACATGTTATCTTGAGTACAAAGGTCACATGAATGCTATTATGTCCATTTCCACTGAAGCAACAAGAGAGTGGATTGCTTTAAGCCTGCTACTcatatttttattgcattttcaTTCGGGATACTAGACAAAAGCATCATTGGATGTGGGTATCTCGGAGGTTGAAATTGGTAGCTGTCTAAACTCTAAAGAGTCCAGGAGGTTGGTGAAGTAGCTCAATGTGCAGCATAGAATCTTCTGCATGAGCTTCCAATCTTAGCTGTCTCTGTGTAAGGCTGATTACATACATTTGTTGTTCCTTTTCTggctttctttaaaaaataaaagaaaaaaaatgaagatgaaATTTGCTTTTCCTATCAGTTTAAATCAACTAGTGAGAGTTTAGTAGGGGACAAGAGTTATTTTAAACACTGATGATTCACGTTAGTATGATATATCTATTATCTTCAATATCctatattaaatgaatttttttcctgAACTCTACACGATATATTTCATGTGCTTAGGCAACAAGATGTCTGTTTCAAGCTGGCTTCAAGATGATAAGCATGGAGGAATCATGTTAAGGCACAATGTTGGTAAAAGCGTGATGCACACTTTAAGAACAAAGGCCTCCTAGAGCCTAAACACAAAGTGCAAGCATGCACAATCTTAATAGACAATCAAGCAATCAACTaatcatataaaattttatacaatTCTCTTGTGCTTTACAAAATATACACACTGATATTTGATATCTATGATCAAAATGAAGACAAGATGTACATGGTTGAATCACCATACACCCAAAAGGCAAACGCTAACAGGCGCTACAATGTTAAGTAACGATTTCTATGCCTAACAAAGGCCATGCAAAGCAATGCAATACTGAAGTATATAATCATCATCCTAATTAAGAATAGGGCCATTACAATTGTCATCTCAATATTTGTAACCCTCATCATCTTCCTTATCTACTTCATGTAAATTAATAGTCTCTCTCTCATGAGGTTCTAATAAATTTGATTGTGCAGTGAGGTTCTGTGTTTACTGTCTAGTGACTAATGATTAATTACCATACACCAATTTGTCCCTATTTAGAAAGCAACACATTGAATCCAGCAAAAATCAAGGGATTGAAAAAGAGAATTATTGTAAATTCAAGATCTGAGAAGTGATGATTGATTCATTACCAAacagagagaaacagagaaagtATTCttacaattacaattacaaagaGCCACCAAACGAAACGATCCGCATAgatatacaaacaaaatatcCGAAAATTGAAAGTACAAAGAAATCGAGCTCACCaattatcatcatcatcgcTTGCTATCGTAATCGACGATCTCGGAGTCGGTGACTGATCTAGAGTGCTGCACTATGGACCGTCCGATGGAGTTGATCCAatcctccttctccttctcagAATCGGCGATGAAGTACATGGTATCGGATCGAGTGGAGAGTTCGAAAGCGTACTGTCTGTTGAGGATGTCTTCGGCGCCCTTGACTGTGAGGCAAGTGGCCACGGGGATGACGCCACGTGGCTTAGAGACGCGGGTAACGGTTGAGTCTTTGAACCAGAACAGCTTGCCTTGCTTCAACACGAACCAGCGGCGACGCCAGGTTTTGATGTACTCGCCTTGCTTGGTTAGCCACCCGGTGCGCTCCGGGTTGGCCCAATACTCCACGCCGTCGTAGTTGTTGGGCTGCTCCGCCTGGCCCGTCGCGGCCCGCCACAGGCTCGCCATCGGAACTTCTTTTTTGGAGGAGCGTTGAGTGGTCGGTGGTGAGTGAAACTGAAAGaatattaggatttttttttttttggtcgtcctattattttctttggttgGGGGAATTTGTAAATGTGGCCgttaaattttgtgtatttatgaACTAACCCAATGATTTCATGATATTTTCATAGACTAATggatcatggtttttttttttttttttggggttcgGTGCTAAGTAAAATAGGAATGACACATGAGAAAAGagtgttgagggccatttgtgagaaagAAAGCCTAATAATAAGgacaacaaagaattgacaaagtaggtagcaaaaccattaggtccaagcggcaggaataaagGATTacaggcccaagaaataaataagtgggtcttgaagaggcaagtgggctcaaagaagcccgaaaagaaagaaatagcatcccatgagtagtgtatgaggtagaaaagcgagaaagggccGTCACAGGCCCAATGTAGTgtaaactaagaaagtaaggggtttatggcaggcccataaaccccaaggatgagaataaggttattggacCAAGGAAgtccaatgaagttagtaaaaagttcatgggagtgtggaattagcaaatgggccgaggaagccaaaagaaagcaaacgagctgtggatgcccaaaggaaagcccaaagggacataggagcccataagtaaaagcaaaacagtggccATGTCAagccactgagagaaggaataaatGGCTGGCCCAAAAGAAGTCCaacaggattaagttattacggcaggaataacagtacaacattgcaagaaataaagaaaaccaagGAGTGGGCCAAGGAAATGTAAGACCCATCATCAGACAAAATCCAACTCTTGAATGGAgcgggaaaacaaagaaaagcccacataagaggtcaaaaaacACGGACGGCGAGCCTCCAGATCACGGCAAATGCATGAGCAACAGGCAGATttttggacatatctgaaaggaaagcacGCGCAAGACCCAGGtgccaccagcctgtacccagccaatatgggACGTGGTGGGGTCATGAGctagaggtaagaggtaaagggggtatggtttggtggtggggagaagaGAAAAGACCTATTTTGTGGCTTctgcccaagcccttttgggaggtacgtcctgctaggatgacagaccacccaaaagaggtaaGGTTGAGGGGGGAATCGttaggtgcatgccttgagggaaagagagagaaagcatttacgCCGTGGCAGGTAAGACTGCTACGGTGGATTGACGaatgaaacaaacctgcctttgTCTGGCAAGGGTGAGTGGCACACAGATGAACCCTTTAGTGGTTGGCAAGTACGCCCAAACCAaacaaaggcggttaaggggcaaagtggtaaaatctggtcacggcaggcactataaaaggacccTTGCTGTGCCCTGAATGAGGATCGAAAAAAAAGAGGGTATTTACggagtaaaaagaaaacagagtaaaagaaaacaagagaaagaaaagaaaaagataagagagaaaatagaggaaaaaagaaagataatacaatgggcatgcaccagtaggtcgatttccctctctcccccttcaaatcctgctctcttccaaaacataACAAGGACTCTTTTTGGGCattaaccattcaggtccgactccctcaaagccattaatccccatGGTAGGATCTTTTCCtaggagattatttgcattgagaggaggcgttctcccctctttggttTTGCTTCTGCGGACTAAACTTAAACTCGACTTTATGCCTATTCTTGATTAGTTCATATtactttctttctcctttactttctttGCAAATGACATTGTTATGACTGTAATTATgttttataagtagggattacttggccatttttcattaaatagtCAGAGTACtctgttttgttattattattatatttgcttgccgtaactcatctgaaacagttctgcttgccgtaagcATACTCCTGGCAGACGAGGCATACAGTTGGACCGGtttcaactcccttactcagaaacattTCAGCCCATTACcgtaggaggcagcccagcccaacgcaatacacaaaaaaggcccctacaatGAGAAGATAAAATTTTCCTCTAAATCAGTTTAAAGGAATCTACTTTTTTAACTTCTTAATGATAACTTATAAAACTATtcacttacaatttttttaacaagttgCATAACTTATCAAATAGATTACGTGACTAAAAGTACGTGGTGATGATCATAAATTGAGAGTCATTCACTTATTAGAAACTTAGAAAACATGATTCTTTTTATTAACCTTTTCACTTTGTTCTCCTCCTTCCATCTTGTTCAAATgccttattaataataatgctTAGATATTCATagaaaaaagaatggaaattaCATGAACCTCCTTGGCAATAAAGAAACTACAATTACCAATAATATTTTGTGGAAATGACAATATCCTCCTTGAGTTTTGTGATAAATGTTAGATATATGATGAAATCCAATGTTGCACGAGTTATCGTATTTTTGTAGACTAACATATATTGGGTTCAGCAAAATGTTCCTAATTTGTCTGTTAGCTTATTGATGAAATCTTCATTTTGCTCTTTACTTTTccaatttatatgattttattttacccaacaaattttgttgttgttgttgaaataGTTATAATATGCATAGAATCTTGCAATTCAAATTCTTTACCCTTTAAGTAATTTGAGGGAAAATAAGAGATTTAATAGTATATGTTATTCTTCTCATAAAGTTTAAGGGAGATTATGATTCCTGATAAGGgacccctcaaaaaaaaaaaaaaaaaaaaaaaaaacttatgttaAGAACTAAGAACCAAAGAAGTCATACATTGATCCTTCAAACAAATGAGATTAAACAAGAACGCCAAATACAAATGCCAAATCTTTGCTCAACAAGGGTAACATATAGATTCCACTGATCTCTTCAAGTAGCTTATTGCACCtagaatttaagtaaaaaattagtTATGTTCTATGATTGTAAATAAATATCATGATACCAAAAACATTAACACGTTTTGCATGtgctcattaaaaaataaatgaaaattatagtACCCTTATCCATTAATAAGGTTCTTGGTTTAAATAGTCAAAAATTTCAATGAGAACAGCGAAATCAATTAAACAATCATGattatcaaacaaaaagaattttctttcataaaaaaatatactcTTGTGTTTATGGAAAATTAATTGGAACAAGGAAAGAAAACATATGTCTAAAAAAACACATAATGGCTTGTAATTATTTTACAAGATAATTGTCATGCGATATTCTACTTACCTCAACTTGGATTCTACTAGATAAGTCCACCTCTACGGATCTTGGAACCAAGAAAggcattaatttttaattaaatgcaTTTCTCTAGTAACTTCCTCCatattcattctttcttttggcGACTCCATTGAACAAGCAAGTCCAATTTCAAGGACCGAGACTAAGCACTTATGCAGATTGGCATCAATGTGGCAAAGGTTCACAATATCAAGAGTTTCTTTGTCTTcttgaatttcatttttgtttttatcttctCTAGCCAATGTTGATGTTTGCATTTCTTCAACTTCTCTTGGTAGAAGGATTGGGTCTACAATCTGAACAAGCCTTTCTGGTAATGCCATTTTAGCAAAATTATGGAGATTGAGACCATCTTTAAACATTTCGTCAATGGGTCTCTTCCCCAAGAACATCTCCAGTAGAAATATCCCGTAGCTATACACGTCCCCCTCTGTTGAAGCCTCACCACCCATGCCATACTCTACACATTATGTTATTTAAGGAGATTTTGCAATTCTTGTTTATAATGATAATTGGGATTTAAGGAAAAACATGATGATAGATACCatgattacaaaatttcaagttaaGAAAATGGTAATATGtccattagaataaaacttttGGGGTCTAGTAGAAGGAGGTAATATTAATGGTTTAGAACTTTAGACGTAGTAGTAAAGGAAATATGGTTAATAGTTAGGATTAGGATAAtctaatcaaattaatttttaaatgatatggTCATACAGTCATATTGGACACATTAGATATTGGCATTCCTAAATGCCTTGGGCCCTTGGCTCCACAGTCCACCCATATATGTTCATAACAAAATCATATGTCCTATATTATTATCCGTTACTTGAACATTTGTTTGTTGAAAACTTGTTTAGATTAGGTCACGTACATGAATAGAATACACAAAATTGTAGCATAGATTTGTTTTGAGAGCAACTACACCATATTTGATATAGCCGATTGGTGAACTATTATCACAAAGACGTAGTGTTGTGGAAATAAATgcttaaaaaaacaaagtaagtGAATGGATAGTCAATAACATTTGCCAACTAATTTAATAGATGCTTAAATCATGTTTAAAGCTTTTCGTACTTTtgagtttatttaaaaaataaattgagtgTGTATTTATGTTTCCGTGTtgcatttgagagagagagaatcttgTGTTGATAGTAAGGTAATtgcaaaagtaaaaataaaaaattaatatgtttcAAACAATTATTTTAACGATATCTATTAGgatattttagaatttatacACAATTGGAAAGGCATTACCTGGAGCAGCATAGCCAATAGATCCCTTTATCCCAATTGTACTAGATTGCTTTTGAGAAGAATCATTAGTGGTTGGGAGGAGTCTTGCTAAGCCAAAATCACTTACATGAGCAACCATATCATTATCAAGAAGAATATTGTTTGGCTTTAAATCACAATGAATGACTGGTTGTGTAAAATGATTATGAAGATAATCTATTACAGAAGCCGCATCAATTGCAATATTTAGTCTTTGAAGAAGGCTTAAGTTACTTGAttgatttttgttgtctctCTCGGGATGTAGCCAAATATCTAAGCTTCCATTTGTCATGAATTCAAAGACTAGAGCTTTGAATTGATTCCCACTGTAATCCATGCTAGAGCAACATGTTAATATCTTAACAAGATTTCGATGCCGAATGTTTCGTAATGCATTGCATTCAACCATGAAACTTTTGGAAGCTCTCTTGTGTTGAAGGTTAAGGACCTTTATAGCAACTAGTCTTTCTTCTTGATCAAGAGCTCCTTTATATACAACACCAAAACTCCCATATCCAATTAACTTACTTAGAGAGAATCCACAAGTTGCCTGGTAAAGTTCTTTGTATGAAACATTCAGAAGGAGGCCTATTGTTGAAACCATAGAAGGCgatttcttaaaacaaaaagaaaaaaataaaaatggaaacaaCTACAATTGCTAGTTTGAAGCCAGTGGATTTTCGTGGTTTCACGACGCTTATAGGGCATTTTGGCAACTGCAATTTTGATATACCACCACAAAGTTTAGTATTTCCAATCAATGATATGACACTTGTGTTTTTAAAAACCCCTTCAGTTGGTACCTCGCCCTCaaaattattgaacaaaatattcaaatattcaaGAAAATGAAGCTTCTCTATACCCTTTGGAATGGATCCTGATAggttattttttgaaacatcTAGATGTTGGAGGCCTTTCAAAGAAGCAATAGATGATGGTAGTGATCCTTCAAAAGAATTCCCTTGCAAGTAAAGGTGTTCCAAGATCAAACAATTTCCTATAGATGTAGGAATTTCACCAAATAAATTATTGTTAGAGACATCCAGTTCGTTATCATTTTTCAAATTACCCACTTCAAATGGTAATTTCCCTGTAAAAGAGTTGTACAACAAATAGAGGAATACTATTTGTAGGGAAGAAGGACCAATAAGCTGCTGGGGTATGGATCCATTTAGGTTATTTTGTGAAATGTTTAAGTATTGCAGATTTTGACAGTTTACAATTGTTGGAGGTATGGTTCCTTCGAATTTGTTTTCACTTAATTCAAGATAGAACAACTGAGTAAGGTTGCCGATGGAGGCTGGTATTTCTCCTGACAGTTTGTTTTCACTTAAACCCAATAATTGCATATTTTGAAACTTCTCGAAAGTAGTAGTAATGATGCCCGTGAAGTGATTATTATATAAGGTCAAGACAATTAAGTTGACAAGATTCCCTAATGATGCGGGAAGAGTTCCAGATATTTCATTGGATCCAAGATATAATTTAGTGAGTTGGGTGGACAAGTTGGATATTGAATTGGGCAAAACACCTTCAAATTGGTTTGTATCTAAATCCAACATATAAAGTCTGTTACAGTTTGTTAAAGATGTTAAGAAATGGAAATCCCTTCCTAGGTAATTGCTACCCAAATTTAGCTGGTAAAGATCCAACAGATTTCCCAAATTAGTTGGAACCGATCCTATAAAATTGTTATGTTCTAAACCAGTGTGTTGAAGCTGAGTTGCGTTGCATAACGAAGCAGGGATTGGCCTAAAGAAATCATTATTACCAACTTGAAGAAATTGGTGGTTAGGAAGATTGAGGCCTATGTTAAGTGGAAGTGTGCCATTAAGTTGGTTGACTGCAACTGACAAGATTTGGAGAGATGACACATTGTAAAGAGAGGAAGGGATTGTACCTGACAATTTATTTATCCCAATTCTGAATGCTCTTAAGCCTTTTAATTGGCCTATGGCATTTGGAATAGTTCCCACCAAATTATTGTATGCTGCACTGAAATATTCGAGTGATGAAAGATTTCCAAAAGATGGTGGAATAATTCCTGTTAGATTGTTCATAGCAAGACAAAGTTTTTCAAGCTTCATCAAAGAGCCTAGCTCAACTGGAATCTTCCCTTTAAGGTTGTTCACACAAAGATTTATGTACCTGAGATTGGAGCAGTTGGACAAGCTGGATGGAATCTCCCCTTCCAATGTGTTATTGTTGAGATTGAGCTGTTGTAGTCGGTATAAATGACCG
This genomic window contains:
- the LOC126697696 gene encoding pleckstrin homology domain-containing protein 1; this translates as MASLWRAATGQAEQPNNYDGVEYWANPERTGWLTKQGEYIKTWRRRWFVLKQGKLFWFKDSTVTRVSKPRGVIPVATCLTVKGAEDILNRQYAFELSTRSDTMYFIADSEKEKEDWINSIGRSIVQHSRSVTDSEIVDYDSKR